A DNA window from Paenibacillus segetis contains the following coding sequences:
- a CDS encoding winged helix-turn-helix transcriptional regulator: MVTKKYNISVEATLEVIGGKWKCVILCHLTHGTKRTSELKRLMPAITQKMLTQQLRELEQDGIVNRIVYNQVPPKVEYELSEYGWSLKSILDSLCTWGENHIIKEYGDKFAVLEDNVLNN; encoded by the coding sequence GTGGTTACTAAGAAATACAACATATCAGTGGAAGCGACCCTGGAGGTTATCGGGGGGAAATGGAAGTGTGTCATCCTGTGTCATCTAACACATGGCACAAAAAGGACAAGTGAACTAAAGCGGCTTATGCCCGCTATTACACAGAAAATGTTGACTCAGCAACTACGGGAATTAGAGCAGGATGGCATTGTGAACCGAATTGTCTACAATCAAGTTCCTCCTAAAGTGGAATACGAGCTTAGTGAATATGGATGGAGTCTGAAATCAATATTGGATTCGCTTTGCACTTGGGGGGAGAACCATATTATTAAAGAGTACGGCGATAAGTTCGCTGTCTTAGAAGACAATGTGCTAAATAATTAA
- a CDS encoding uracil-DNA glycosylase family protein, with amino-acid sequence MLISNYLQRYKETLLLLPKDTMLSKEDLLVDELLMERNGTLEMYYAPHNEYINPSARVIIVGITPGWTQMRIAIQVAVKGLIVGLSDEEVCRGAKEAARFAGTMRNNLINMLDTLDLHQQLNIASCEELFKENQGLLHTTSLLRFPVFFKKNNYSGTHPNLISSPYLKEFALVSLREELSIMKHALIIPLGKTAESVLQLLVGEDKLDAKACLWGFPHPSGANGHRHKQFADHQDHMKRIVKDLF; translated from the coding sequence ATGCTCATTTCTAATTATTTGCAAAGGTATAAGGAGACGCTGCTCTTGCTCCCTAAGGATACGATGTTATCTAAAGAAGACCTGTTGGTTGATGAGTTATTAATGGAGCGTAATGGTACCCTTGAGATGTATTACGCACCACACAATGAGTATATTAATCCCTCCGCAAGAGTGATTATTGTAGGAATAACGCCGGGTTGGACACAAATGAGAATAGCCATTCAAGTAGCAGTTAAAGGTCTAATAGTTGGCTTATCAGATGAGGAAGTATGTAGAGGAGCAAAAGAGGCAGCGAGATTCGCCGGGACTATGAGAAATAACTTGATTAACATGCTAGATACACTTGATTTGCATCAACAGTTGAACATCGCTTCCTGTGAAGAATTGTTCAAGGAGAATCAAGGTCTGCTGCATACCACTTCTTTATTGCGATTTCCGGTATTCTTTAAGAAGAATAATTATAGTGGAACCCATCCAAATTTAATCTCATCCCCATATCTAAAGGAATTTGCTCTAGTGTCTCTTCGTGAAGAGCTTAGCATCATGAAACATGCGCTAATCATTCCATTAGGCAAAACGGCGGAGAGTGTCCTTCAGCTCCTAGTAGGAGAAGACAAGCTGGATGCTAAAGCGTGTTTATGGGGATTTCCTCATCCATCAGGAGCCAACGGACATCGACATAAGCAGTTTGCCGACCATCAAGACCATATGAAAAGGATAGTAAAGGATCTATTCTAG
- a CDS encoding TrkH family potassium uptake protein — translation MLRKARGWLEQRSPAQVIGGYYLLAVIVSILLFSIPAVHKPGVHVTFFDTVFTAVSVVSDTGLGVFNVSETYSGFGYFVIMLVLQFGGIGIMAMSTFFWLLMGRKIGLKERRLIMVDNNQFELSGLVQLVKEILKIIVLTELIGGLIFGFYFLRYFPTWEEAFLQGLFASVSATTNAGMDITGESLIPFAGDYFVQLVTIILIIFGTIGFPVLIEVKNFLSRKRNHAEGPFRFSLFTKLTTFTYAILLLIGTIFIFLFEYQHYFKGMSWHESFFYAFFQAATTRSAGLTTMDINEFSMPTHLLMSFLMFIGGSPNSVGGGIRTTTFALNILFIYHFAKGNRDIKIFNRELHEDDVLKSLAITLLAIIMCCMSVIAISISDSGQDLIAILLEVCSAFGTVGLSTGITPELSPFARCLLMILMFIGRIGLTSFLFIIGGKQKKAKFHYPKERVITG, via the coding sequence ATGTTACGTAAAGCGAGAGGTTGGCTGGAACAACGGTCACCTGCTCAGGTTATAGGCGGATATTATTTACTAGCTGTAATAGTATCGATCCTCTTATTTAGTATCCCGGCCGTGCACAAGCCTGGGGTTCATGTGACTTTTTTTGATACTGTCTTTACAGCGGTGAGTGTAGTGAGTGATACCGGTCTAGGTGTATTCAACGTTTCGGAAACTTATAGTGGATTTGGTTATTTCGTCATTATGCTCGTCTTGCAATTTGGTGGTATTGGCATTATGGCGATGAGTACATTTTTCTGGCTCCTTATGGGTAGAAAAATTGGGCTGAAAGAACGCCGACTGATCATGGTAGACAATAACCAGTTCGAATTATCGGGTCTCGTACAACTAGTGAAAGAAATCCTGAAAATTATTGTCTTAACTGAGCTTATAGGGGGACTGATTTTTGGATTTTATTTTTTGCGTTATTTTCCAACCTGGGAGGAAGCATTTCTTCAAGGCTTATTTGCTTCTGTCAGTGCGACCACCAATGCGGGTATGGATATAACCGGTGAATCACTTATTCCTTTTGCGGGTGACTATTTTGTGCAACTGGTGACGATTATACTGATCATTTTTGGAACCATTGGGTTTCCTGTTTTAATTGAAGTGAAGAACTTTCTTTCTAGAAAAAGAAACCATGCGGAAGGCCCTTTTCGCTTTTCTTTATTTACGAAGTTGACGACATTCACGTATGCGATTCTTCTTTTAATAGGGACCATTTTTATATTCTTATTCGAATATCAACACTACTTTAAAGGTATGTCGTGGCATGAGAGCTTTTTCTATGCATTCTTTCAAGCGGCAACGACGAGAAGTGCCGGGCTAACTACCATGGACATCAATGAGTTTTCGATGCCAACGCACTTGCTAATGAGCTTTCTTATGTTTATTGGTGGGTCCCCTAACTCTGTGGGGGGTGGGATTCGCACGACGACATTTGCACTTAACATCTTATTTATTTATCACTTTGCTAAAGGAAACCGTGATATCAAGATTTTTAACCGAGAACTTCATGAAGATGATGTGCTGAAATCACTGGCCATTACGTTATTAGCTATTATTATGTGCTGTATGTCTGTGATTGCTATAAGCATTTCCGATAGCGGACAAGATCTTATTGCGATTCTTTTGGAGGTATGTTCAGCCTTCGGTACGGTAGGATTGTCGACGGGGATTACTCCAGAGCTTAGTCCTTTTGCGAGATGTTTGCTGATGATTTTGATGTTCATTGGTAGAATTGGACTAACGTCTTTCTTATTTATCATTGGCGGCAAACAAAAGAAAGCCAAGTTCCATTATCCAAAAGAAAGAGTAATTACAGGGTAA
- a CDS encoding sigma-70 family RNA polymerase sigma factor: MIQHIEAAKLGDELAFEHIVRHYTGMGITIAYEKLRDNQLAEDAVQEAFTEAFLHLDKLRTADAFPGWFKVIVVRQCYRILRRQQHDKVPYDEAVHSVESPTNVAELIEQREMQQLIHDSIAKLTSNMRIAVQLFYFQGYSLKEISLVLGVSVPVLKKRIFDARHKLKGALPVADLISVFHHLHEGGQRMLHIVNGDSVAERLREGVVDGDILVWREVYPHGPVFVDPAISNHRTVRAQYLEQTLGVPKGDFIQSSEDQEKVLADFQKYDEVVLWFEHDLFDQSMLCYLLHWFSQQHLGTMKLSLLCIGEYPGIEVFRGLGQLSAEQLGTLSGTWRTIGAPELELGKALWQAYASQDPMRLQQMLTEDTSALPFAHDAFEAHLSRFPSTYNGLGVVEQTTLEMVHAGINTPHELFRNVGNKLHVLGMGDLEYWYLLQKMSQDPCPLLQMDDLTVRPTFNEPTTPVHNAEVALTELGMAVMNGQEDWVVTKGIDQWYGGVHLLGKSPQWRWDSANKTLQ; encoded by the coding sequence ATGATTCAGCATATCGAAGCCGCAAAGCTGGGGGATGAACTGGCTTTTGAACATATTGTTCGGCATTATACCGGGATGGGAATAACGATTGCGTATGAAAAGCTGCGTGATAATCAATTAGCAGAAGATGCCGTCCAAGAGGCTTTCACAGAAGCGTTTCTGCATTTGGACAAGTTGCGTACAGCAGATGCTTTCCCAGGATGGTTCAAAGTTATTGTTGTTAGGCAATGTTATCGTATCTTGCGTAGACAACAGCATGATAAAGTTCCATATGATGAAGCAGTTCACTCGGTAGAGTCACCTACAAATGTCGCTGAACTTATTGAGCAAAGAGAAATGCAACAACTCATTCACGACTCTATCGCCAAATTAACATCCAATATGAGAATTGCGGTTCAATTATTTTATTTCCAGGGGTATTCACTGAAGGAAATTTCATTAGTTCTGGGTGTATCTGTTCCCGTATTGAAGAAGCGAATCTTTGATGCTCGCCATAAGCTCAAAGGAGCATTGCCCGTAGCCGATTTGATCTCCGTATTTCATCATCTACATGAAGGAGGACAACGCATGTTACACATTGTAAATGGGGATTCGGTAGCGGAGAGGTTGCGAGAAGGCGTGGTAGACGGGGATATTCTCGTATGGAGAGAGGTCTACCCGCATGGTCCTGTATTTGTAGATCCTGCGATATCTAATCATCGTACCGTTCGAGCACAGTATTTAGAGCAAACGTTGGGCGTGCCAAAAGGGGATTTTATTCAGAGTAGTGAGGATCAGGAGAAGGTTCTGGCTGATTTTCAAAAGTACGACGAGGTTGTGTTATGGTTCGAGCATGATTTATTTGATCAGTCGATGTTATGCTATTTGCTCCATTGGTTCTCGCAGCAGCATTTGGGCACAATGAAGCTGAGCTTATTGTGCATCGGAGAATATCCCGGAATCGAAGTATTTCGCGGGTTAGGACAACTATCTGCGGAACAGCTAGGAACGTTATCGGGAACCTGGAGAACGATCGGGGCTCCAGAGCTGGAACTTGGTAAAGCTTTGTGGCAGGCCTATGCTTCTCAAGACCCTATGCGGCTGCAACAGATGCTCACTGAAGATACTTCCGCATTGCCCTTTGCGCATGACGCATTTGAGGCTCATTTATCGCGATTTCCTTCAACGTACAATGGACTTGGTGTAGTAGAACAGACAACGCTTGAGATGGTTCATGCTGGAATAAATACGCCTCATGAATTGTTTCGAAATGTGGGAAATAAGCTTCATGTTCTAGGAATGGGGGATCTGGAATACTGGTATCTTCTACAGAAGATGTCTCAAGATCCGTGCCCACTACTGCAAATGGATGATTTAACGGTACGTCCTACCTTTAATGAACCGACGACGCCAGTTCATAACGCTGAAGTTGCGCTCACAGAACTAGGCATGGCGGTAATGAACGGACAAGAGGACTGGGTTGTAACGAAGGGCATAGATCAATGGTATGGCGGGGTACATTTGCTGGGGAAATCTCCTCAGTGGCGTTGGGATTCTGCCAATAAAACGCTTCAGTAG
- a CDS encoding response regulator transcription factor: MKLITILIADDEAEIADLIALHLKKEGYHIIKAADGKEAMQAIQSQSIDLAILDIMMPELDGYEVTRQIREKHHMPIIFLSAKTSDLDKITGLVMGADDYMTKPFNPMELVARVNSQLRRSMQFSQPSVATKPILEAGGLTICPDQHTVTLYGELIELTPKEFDILYLLAKNPKQVFNVESIFQHVWGEAYYESGNNTVMVHIRALRKKLGDDINKTKFIKTIWGVGYTFNG; this comes from the coding sequence ATGAAGCTTATCACCATTTTAATAGCGGATGATGAAGCGGAAATTGCAGATCTGATCGCGTTACATTTGAAAAAAGAAGGATATCATATTATCAAAGCAGCCGACGGGAAAGAGGCTATGCAAGCCATTCAATCCCAATCGATAGATTTGGCGATCTTAGATATTATGATGCCAGAGCTAGATGGGTATGAAGTCACTAGGCAAATTCGCGAAAAACATCATATGCCGATTATTTTTTTGAGCGCGAAAACTTCTGACCTCGATAAGATTACTGGGCTTGTTATGGGGGCCGATGATTACATGACCAAACCATTCAATCCAATGGAGTTAGTTGCACGTGTCAATTCTCAACTGCGCCGATCCATGCAATTCAGTCAACCCTCAGTAGCGACCAAACCTATACTTGAAGCGGGAGGATTGACCATATGCCCCGATCAGCATACCGTTACCCTGTATGGCGAATTGATCGAGCTCACGCCCAAGGAATTCGATATTTTATATTTGTTAGCTAAGAATCCCAAGCAGGTCTTCAATGTGGAAAGCATCTTCCAGCATGTGTGGGGCGAAGCGTACTATGAGAGTGGCAATAATACGGTCATGGTGCATATTCGGGCCTTACGTAAAAAGCTAGGCGACGACATCAATAAGACCAAATTTATCAAAACCATTTGGGGTGTGGGGTATACGTTCAATGGATAA
- a CDS encoding HAMP domain-containing sensor histidine kinase: MDKIFRSFRTRMILLLGLSMLISGLITYSIYKILQLYYRSQVKFEDPLTPIRYFMRDIGDVNAFLIIFIPLAIFFFFILTKPYATYFNEISRGIHQLAKGDFNHRVHISSNDEFRQIADDLNLASEKLQEAVERGEFAENSKDQLVVNLAHDLRTPLTSVLGYLDWILKDRDLTEEQVRHYANIAYTKSQRLERLIDELFEITRMSYGRLPIEQSRIDISELLVQLNEEMYPTFENNNVTSRLTITPNLWINGDGELLARVFENLLANAIRYGKDGQFVDINCESKEGQVVVQVINYGGFIAPEELPHIFDLYYTSNRARTHQDGGTGLGLFIAKNIVEQHDGIITAESNVVSTQFEVRLPLDMGN; the protein is encoded by the coding sequence ATGGATAAAATATTCCGTAGCTTTCGGACCAGGATGATTCTGTTGCTAGGGCTAAGTATGTTAATATCCGGCTTGATTACGTACTCTATATATAAAATTCTTCAGTTGTATTATCGTTCTCAGGTGAAATTTGAAGATCCATTAACTCCGATTCGCTACTTCATGAGAGATATTGGCGACGTGAACGCCTTTCTGATTATATTTATTCCTCTGGCGATTTTCTTCTTTTTTATACTGACCAAACCATATGCGACCTATTTCAATGAAATCTCTAGGGGCATTCATCAGCTTGCTAAGGGGGATTTTAACCATCGTGTCCATATTTCCTCCAATGATGAGTTTAGACAAATTGCAGATGACCTTAATCTTGCCAGCGAAAAATTACAAGAGGCTGTTGAAAGAGGAGAATTTGCGGAAAATAGTAAGGATCAGTTGGTCGTTAATCTAGCGCATGACTTACGTACGCCACTGACTTCTGTGCTAGGTTATCTCGATTGGATTCTTAAGGATCGTGATCTAACCGAAGAGCAGGTCAGGCATTATGCAAACATTGCTTATACCAAATCACAGCGTTTGGAAAGGCTCATTGATGAGCTATTCGAAATCACCAGAATGAGCTATGGCAGACTGCCTATTGAACAGTCACGAATAGATATAAGTGAGCTCCTAGTGCAATTAAATGAAGAAATGTATCCAACTTTTGAGAATAATAACGTAACTTCGAGATTGACTATTACGCCTAATCTATGGATTAACGGAGACGGAGAGCTGCTGGCACGGGTGTTTGAGAATCTTTTAGCCAATGCAATTCGTTATGGTAAAGACGGTCAGTTTGTAGATATCAATTGTGAATCGAAGGAAGGACAAGTGGTAGTTCAGGTGATCAATTATGGAGGGTTTATTGCCCCAGAAGAATTACCGCATATTTTTGACCTGTATTATACGAGCAACCGAGCGCGGACACATCAAGATGGCGGGACTGGACTTGGTTTATTTATAGCGAAAAATATAGTAGAGCAACATGACGGGATCATTACTGCTGAGAGTAATGTGGTAAGTACGCAATTTGAAGTGAGGTTGCCGCTGGACATGGGCAATTGA
- the vanY gene encoding VanY-A/VanY-F/VanY-M family D-Ala-D-Ala carboxypeptidase encodes MKKWGFLLLIVLLLVVGSRYLGPYAQQENKLINEKRIVREDSDTHKVADTVSNPFGNTKKIVVTQDQIYQGNLLLVNKDYPVQQQSVKSDVVNLFKQNNMVKSYGLLDTNIRLSKSVAEQFQKMIEVAESDGVNRFMISSGYRDFEEQEELYQTKGSDYALPAGYSEHNLGLSLDVGSTQAEMSKAPEGKWLKENAWKYGFILRYPEDKTAITGIQYEPWHFRYVGTPHSVIMQEHNLTLEEYVDFLKEHGSISTTVAGKEYEVTYYPVSKRTTVKIPANSQYEISGNNLDGVIITVELDGE; translated from the coding sequence ATGAAGAAGTGGGGCTTTTTGCTGTTGATTGTATTGCTGCTAGTCGTTGGATCTCGGTATTTGGGACCATACGCCCAGCAAGAAAATAAGCTAATTAATGAAAAGCGAATAGTTCGGGAGGATAGCGATACTCATAAGGTTGCAGATACCGTTTCGAATCCCTTTGGAAATACGAAGAAAATAGTCGTGACTCAAGATCAGATCTACCAAGGCAATTTGTTGCTGGTGAACAAAGACTATCCTGTTCAGCAACAAAGTGTGAAGTCTGATGTTGTTAATCTATTTAAGCAAAACAATATGGTGAAGAGTTATGGACTGTTGGATACGAATATCAGGTTGTCTAAAAGTGTAGCGGAACAATTTCAGAAGATGATAGAGGTTGCGGAGAGCGATGGGGTTAATCGCTTTATGATCAGTAGTGGCTATCGGGACTTTGAGGAGCAAGAAGAATTGTATCAGACCAAGGGCTCGGATTACGCTTTGCCAGCGGGGTACAGTGAGCATAATTTAGGATTATCGCTTGATGTAGGCTCCACTCAAGCCGAGATGAGTAAAGCGCCTGAAGGCAAATGGTTGAAGGAAAATGCCTGGAAGTATGGCTTTATTTTGCGTTACCCAGAGGATAAAACGGCGATTACAGGGATTCAATATGAGCCTTGGCATTTTCGCTATGTTGGTACGCCGCATAGTGTCATTATGCAGGAGCATAATCTGACGCTAGAAGAGTACGTAGATTTCTTGAAAGAACACGGGAGTATTTCAACAACAGTTGCGGGCAAGGAATATGAGGTTACTTATTATCCTGTTTCGAAACGAACGACCGTAAAAATACCAGCGAATAGTCAGTATGAGATATCCGGGAATAATTTAGATGGAGTTATTATCACTGTCGAATTAGATGGGGAATGA
- a CDS encoding VanZ family protein — translation MKPMKPVLRVVLTAGFVVYLYALMRLILLKWNPPNLPFLYGQLLQAFNKPERVFGSGARLGNLVPFKEILNAMKDISLSDPHSLINLVGNIAVFVPFGVFISILFHHKGASFRRVLISSLALSLSFEVAQLVLYIGTFDVDDLILNTTGGLIGYGVVRLFMWVWGRDGGTGSLSHS, via the coding sequence ATGAAACCTATGAAGCCTGTATTGAGAGTTGTTCTAACCGCAGGATTTGTCGTGTATTTATATGCACTAATGAGGCTGATTTTATTAAAATGGAATCCTCCCAACCTCCCGTTTCTCTACGGTCAATTGTTGCAGGCTTTTAACAAACCTGAGCGGGTATTTGGATCCGGTGCACGGCTAGGAAATTTAGTCCCCTTTAAGGAGATCCTAAATGCAATGAAGGATATATCGCTCTCTGATCCTCATTCACTGATTAACTTAGTAGGGAATATCGCGGTGTTTGTTCCGTTCGGAGTGTTCATTTCCATACTATTTCATCATAAGGGTGCATCTTTTAGGAGAGTGTTGATTTCATCTCTAGCTCTCAGTTTGAGTTTCGAAGTGGCACAACTTGTGTTATACATTGGAACCTTTGATGTGGATGATCTGATCTTGAATACAACTGGCGGATTGATCGGTTATGGTGTCGTAAGATTGTTTATGTGGGTATGGGGCAGAGATGGGGGGACGGGTTCCTTGTCCCACTCTTAA
- a CDS encoding DedA family protein, whose amino-acid sequence MEQWITDVMNQFGYIGIFLLIAIENLFPPIPSEVILTFGGFMTTYSNLSIIGVIIASTIGSVVGAIILYWIGLLLDVKRLEMIIVKYGRILRLTNKDIHKADAWFNKYGSWAVFVCRFVPLIRSLISIPAGSIRMNFATFLSLTTLGSLIWNTVLIYIGAAVGSSWGDIVGYMDVYSNIIYIALILIFALCVFLFMKKRFLKKKEN is encoded by the coding sequence ATGGAACAATGGATCACTGACGTCATGAATCAGTTTGGCTATATTGGTATTTTTCTATTGATTGCGATAGAGAATCTTTTCCCACCTATTCCATCAGAGGTTATTCTCACCTTTGGCGGTTTTATGACTACCTATTCAAATCTAAGTATTATCGGAGTCATTATCGCATCCACCATTGGTTCAGTAGTCGGAGCCATCATTTTGTATTGGATTGGTCTACTGCTTGATGTCAAAAGGTTGGAAATGATTATCGTCAAATATGGTCGCATCCTTCGTTTAACGAACAAAGATATCCATAAGGCGGATGCCTGGTTTAACAAATATGGCTCATGGGCAGTATTTGTGTGTCGGTTCGTCCCGTTGATAAGAAGCTTAATCTCTATCCCGGCCGGTAGTATACGAATGAATTTTGCTACTTTTCTATCTCTTACAACGCTTGGTTCCTTAATCTGGAATACAGTTCTTATCTATATTGGCGCTGCGGTTGGCTCTTCCTGGGGAGATATCGTTGGTTATATGGATGTCTATTCGAACATCATCTATATTGCCTTGATATTGATCTTTGCCCTATGTGTCTTCCTATTCATGAAGAAAAGATTCTTGAAGAAGAAAGAGAATTAG
- a CDS encoding PadR family transcriptional regulator: MNTEMLKGTIDLLILSVLKEKASYGYEISRTIKLKTQGEFEIQEATLYLALKRLEKHDAISSFWGDETHGGKRKYYSITEEGVQLLNRDIQDWVNTTNIVNRFIQSPKEHVT, from the coding sequence TTGAATACCGAAATGCTAAAGGGTACCATCGATCTGCTGATTTTATCTGTTCTTAAAGAAAAAGCGAGCTACGGATACGAGATATCTAGGACGATAAAGTTAAAAACCCAGGGGGAATTTGAGATACAAGAGGCTACGCTGTACTTGGCCCTCAAACGGTTGGAGAAGCATGATGCCATTTCCTCCTTTTGGGGTGATGAAACTCACGGGGGAAAGCGTAAATATTATTCCATTACGGAAGAGGGAGTACAGTTGTTAAATAGAGATATTCAGGATTGGGTGAATACAACCAACATTGTGAATCGATTTATTCAAAGTCCAAAAGAGCATGTAACTTAG
- a CDS encoding GNAT family N-acetyltransferase gives MVENSELRQFPVLETERLRLRQLGPLDAAALFRILSSEEVTRYYGRFPLIEQLEAEEMIERFRLLFEEQRGFRWGIELKENAQVIGTVGFHAWAYSHNRAEIGYELNESYHGKGYAHEALTAAISYGYQDMGLNRIEALVYPQNEASERLLLRLGFQLEGLLKQYAFFRDTYVDLNMFALLREP, from the coding sequence GTGGTGGAAAATAGCGAGTTAAGACAGTTTCCGGTACTAGAGACCGAGCGTTTGCGGTTAAGACAACTTGGACCGTTGGATGCTGCAGCATTGTTCCGCATTCTCTCTTCAGAAGAAGTTACACGGTATTATGGTAGATTCCCACTAATAGAACAGCTTGAAGCAGAAGAGATGATTGAACGATTTCGACTATTGTTCGAGGAGCAGAGGGGCTTTCGTTGGGGGATTGAGCTAAAGGAGAACGCACAAGTCATTGGAACGGTAGGATTCCATGCTTGGGCATATTCTCATAACCGCGCAGAGATTGGGTATGAGCTTAATGAGTCCTATCATGGCAAAGGTTATGCCCATGAGGCGCTGACAGCGGCGATATCGTATGGTTATCAGGATATGGGACTGAATCGAATCGAGGCTCTTGTATATCCACAGAATGAAGCATCGGAAAGATTGCTGCTACGGCTTGGTTTTCAGTTGGAAGGTCTATTGAAGCAATATGCCTTCTTTCGCGATACGTATGTGGATTTGAATATGTTTGCATTGTTGAGAGAACCGTGA
- a CDS encoding response regulator transcription factor, which translates to MQKKILIVEDDIHISKIIKMNLNLVNYVTTEVYDGLAALEAVKQEKFDLILLDVMIPLLDGFALMEKIQPYRIPVIFLTAKNSVYDKVGGLNLGADDYMVKPFEGIELLARIETVLRRYGKEEHMIKFRNIQIDLDKREVTQQGEPVELTPKEYELIVVLLKNKNIALSREQFIDKVWGGDYYGETRTVDMHIKSVRKKLQLQDHIKTIYKIGYRLED; encoded by the coding sequence ATGCAAAAGAAGATTTTGATCGTTGAAGACGATATCCATATATCCAAAATCATTAAAATGAATCTCAACCTCGTGAACTACGTGACGACTGAGGTGTACGACGGCTTGGCTGCGCTTGAGGCGGTGAAGCAAGAGAAGTTTGATCTCATCCTGCTCGACGTCATGATTCCGCTGCTCGACGGATTTGCGTTAATGGAAAAAATCCAGCCTTACCGCATTCCGGTCATTTTCCTGACGGCGAAAAACTCGGTTTACGACAAAGTGGGCGGATTGAACTTGGGAGCCGACGACTACATGGTCAAGCCCTTTGAAGGGATTGAACTACTGGCCAGGATTGAAACCGTATTGCGAAGATACGGCAAAGAAGAACACATGATAAAGTTTCGAAACATTCAAATAGACTTAGACAAACGAGAAGTGACCCAACAGGGGGAGCCAGTCGAACTGACCCCGAAGGAATACGAGTTGATTGTCGTGTTGCTGAAAAATAAGAACATCGCCCTCTCCAGAGAGCAGTTCATCGATAAAGTATGGGGAGGCGACTATTACGGCGAGACGAGAACGGTCGATATGCATATCAAATCGGTGCGCAAGAAGCTTCAGCTTCAGGATCATATTAAGACCATTTACAAAATCGGTTACCGGCTGGAGGATTGA